One window of Theropithecus gelada isolate Dixy chromosome 4, Tgel_1.0, whole genome shotgun sequence genomic DNA carries:
- the SERPINB9 gene encoding serpin B9 isoform X1 has protein sequence METLSNASGTFAIRLLKILCQDNPTHNVFCSPVSISSALAMVLLGAKGNTATQMAQALSLNTEEDIHRGFQSLLAEVNKPGTQYLLRTANRLFGEKTCQFLSTFKESCLQFYHAELKELSFIKAAEESREHINTWVSKKTEGKIEELLPGSSIDAETRLVLVNAVYFKGKWDEQFDETYTREMPFKIKQEEQRPVQMMYQEATFKLAHVGEVRAQLLDLPYAGEELSLLVLLPDDGVELSTVEKNLTFEKLTAWTKPDCMKSTEVEVLLPKFKLQEDYDMESVLRRLGMVDAFQQGKADLSAMSAEGDLCLSKFVHKSFVEVNEEGTEAAAASGCIVIAECCMESGPRFCADHPFLFFIRHNRANSLLFCGRFSSP, from the exons ATGGAAACTCTTTCTAATGCAAGTGGTACCTTTGCCATACGCCTTTTAAAGATACTATGTCAAGACAACCCTACGCACAACGTGTTTTGTTCTCCTGTGAGCATCTCCTCTGCCCTGGCCATGGTTCTCCTAGGGGCAAAGGGAAACACCGCAACCCAGATGGCCCAG GCACTTTCTTTAAACACAGAGGAAGACATTCATCGGGGTTTCCAGTCGCTTCTCGCTGAAGTGAacaagcctggcacacagtatcTGCTGAGAACAGCCAACAGGCTCTTTGGAGAGAAAACTTGTCAATTTCTCTCA ACGTTTAAGGAATCCTGTCTTCAATTCTACCATGCTGAGCTGAAGGAGCTTTCCTTTATCAAAGCTGCAGAAGAGTCCAGGGAACACATCAACACTTGGGTCTCAAAGAAGACTGAAG GTAAAATTGAAGAGTTGCTGCCGGGTAGCTCCATTGATGCAGAAACCAGACTGGTTCTTGTCAATGCCGTCTACTTCAAAGGGAAGTGGGATGAACAGTTTGACGAAACGTACACAAGggaaatgccttttaaaataaagcag GAGGAGCAAAGGCCAGTGCAGATGATGTATCAGGAGGCCACGTTTAAGCTCGCCCACGTGGGCGAGGTGCGCGCGCAGCTGCTGGACCTGCCCTACGCCGGGGAGGAGCTGAGCCTGCTGGTGCTGCTGCCTGACGACGGCGTGGAGCTCAGCACG GTGGAAAAAAATCTCACTTTTGAGAAACTCACAGCCTGGACCAAGCCAGACTGTATGAAGAGTACTGAGGTTGAAGTTCTCCTTCCAAAATTTAAACTGCAAGAGGATTATGACATGGAATCTGTGCTTCGGCGTTTGGGAATGGTCGATGCCTTCCAACAGGGCAAGGCTGACTTGTCGGCAATGTCAGCGGAGGGAGACCTGTGTCTGTCCAAGTTTGTGCACAAGAGTTTTGTGGAGGTTAATGAAGAAGGCACCGAGGCAGCAGCAGCCTCAGGCTGCATTGTGATTGCAGAGTGCTGCATGGAATCTGGCCCGAGGTTCTGTGCTGAccaccctttccttttcttcatcaGGCACAACAGAGCCAACAGCCTTCTGTTCTGTGGCAGGTTCTCATCTCCATAA
- the SERPINB9 gene encoding serpin B9 isoform X2: METLSNASGTFAIRLLKILCQDNPTHNVFCSPVSISSALAMVLLGAKGNTATQMAQALSLNTEEDIHRGFQSLLAEVNKPGTQYLLRTANRLFGEKTCQFLSTFKESCLQFYHAELKELSFIKAAEESREHINTWVSKKTEGKIEELLPGSSIDAETRLVLVNAVYFKGKWDEQFDETYTREMPFKIKQEEQRPVQMMYQEATFKLAHVGEVRAQLLDLPYAGEELSLLVLLPDDGVELSTVEKNLTFEKLTAWTKPDCMKSTEVEVLLPKFKLQEDYDMESVLRRLGMVDAFQQGKADLSAMSAEGDLCLSKFWGKK, encoded by the exons ATGGAAACTCTTTCTAATGCAAGTGGTACCTTTGCCATACGCCTTTTAAAGATACTATGTCAAGACAACCCTACGCACAACGTGTTTTGTTCTCCTGTGAGCATCTCCTCTGCCCTGGCCATGGTTCTCCTAGGGGCAAAGGGAAACACCGCAACCCAGATGGCCCAG GCACTTTCTTTAAACACAGAGGAAGACATTCATCGGGGTTTCCAGTCGCTTCTCGCTGAAGTGAacaagcctggcacacagtatcTGCTGAGAACAGCCAACAGGCTCTTTGGAGAGAAAACTTGTCAATTTCTCTCA ACGTTTAAGGAATCCTGTCTTCAATTCTACCATGCTGAGCTGAAGGAGCTTTCCTTTATCAAAGCTGCAGAAGAGTCCAGGGAACACATCAACACTTGGGTCTCAAAGAAGACTGAAG GTAAAATTGAAGAGTTGCTGCCGGGTAGCTCCATTGATGCAGAAACCAGACTGGTTCTTGTCAATGCCGTCTACTTCAAAGGGAAGTGGGATGAACAGTTTGACGAAACGTACACAAGggaaatgccttttaaaataaagcag GAGGAGCAAAGGCCAGTGCAGATGATGTATCAGGAGGCCACGTTTAAGCTCGCCCACGTGGGCGAGGTGCGCGCGCAGCTGCTGGACCTGCCCTACGCCGGGGAGGAGCTGAGCCTGCTGGTGCTGCTGCCTGACGACGGCGTGGAGCTCAGCACG GTGGAAAAAAATCTCACTTTTGAGAAACTCACAGCCTGGACCAAGCCAGACTGTATGAAGAGTACTGAGGTTGAAGTTCTCCTTCCAAAATTTAAACTGCAAGAGGATTATGACATGGAATCTGTGCTTCGGCGTTTGGGAATGGTCGATGCCTTCCAACAGGGCAAGGCTGACTTGTCGGCAATGTCAGCGGAGGGAGACCTGTGTCTGTCCAAGTTT